The following proteins are encoded in a genomic region of Lactiplantibacillus plantarum:
- a CDS encoding FAD synthetase family protein: protein MQVINLDAHRLKMLAPQPPLVLALGFFDGVHQGHQRVIQTAKRIAKQRDLPLAVMTFNRHASQLFKSQTTFRYLNTVAQKSQHMAALQVDRLYITDFNHQFAGLTPTAFIKDYLVGLNAQVVVAGFDYTFGQGGANGMRELAELGAPYFETVTVDRLANQQLKVSSTRIRGLIARGQIEQANDLLGYTYATQATFDPLTRTIQLANRQQQLPAAGDYRCWLVSANYRQAVILRVTTTLKIISPYQLPPETTVLDVDVQWQQRALQVVSSVSAQHQQSQYSKA, encoded by the coding sequence ATGCAAGTAATCAATTTAGATGCCCATCGATTAAAGATGCTGGCACCACAACCGCCACTGGTATTAGCTTTAGGTTTCTTTGATGGTGTGCATCAGGGCCACCAACGCGTGATTCAAACAGCGAAACGAATTGCGAAGCAGCGTGATTTACCACTCGCTGTGATGACGTTCAATCGACACGCGTCACAACTGTTTAAGTCCCAGACCACTTTTCGGTATCTGAATACCGTCGCGCAAAAAAGCCAACATATGGCGGCGCTACAGGTGGACCGACTATATATTACGGATTTTAACCACCAATTTGCTGGCTTGACACCGACTGCGTTTATTAAGGATTACCTTGTCGGGTTGAATGCGCAAGTCGTTGTGGCGGGGTTTGACTATACGTTCGGGCAGGGTGGCGCAAATGGGATGCGCGAACTCGCGGAATTGGGCGCCCCGTACTTTGAAACGGTCACGGTGGATCGCTTGGCTAATCAGCAGCTTAAAGTCAGTTCTACTCGGATCCGGGGGCTGATTGCTCGGGGGCAGATTGAACAAGCTAATGATTTATTGGGGTACACTTACGCGACACAGGCGACATTCGATCCGTTGACTAGAACGATCCAACTTGCAAATCGGCAACAGCAGTTACCAGCGGCCGGTGATTATCGTTGTTGGTTAGTTAGCGCTAATTATCGACAGGCAGTCATTCTGCGAGTCACCACGACATTAAAAATTATTTCGCCATACCAGTTGCCACCGGAAACCACGGTATTAGATGTGGACGTTCAGTGGCAGCAGCGTGCTTTGCAAGTGGTCAGTTCTGTCTCAGCCCAGCATCAACAATCACAATATAGTAAAGCTTAA
- a CDS encoding proline-specific peptidase family protein: MKQGTTIITLDNGYHLWTNTQGKGDIQLLCLHGGPGGNHEYWENFGEELADLGVQVSMYDQLGSWYSDQPDYSDPEIAKKYLTYDYFLDEVEEVRQKLGLDNFYLIGQSWGGALTMMYALKYGQHLKGAIISSMVDNIEEYVVNVNKCREEALPADAVAYMKQKEAEGNWNDPQYQKYVDVLNAGYVDRKQPTSIRHLINTTATPVYNAFQGDNEFVITGKLKEWDIRDQIHNIKVPTLLTFGEHETMPLASARRMARDIPNSRLVTTPNGGHHHMIDNAPVYFDHLKQFIRDVEDGSFNQK; this comes from the coding sequence TTGAAACAAGGAACGACAATCATCACGCTGGATAATGGCTACCATTTATGGACGAATACTCAGGGCAAAGGCGACATTCAATTATTATGTCTACACGGTGGCCCTGGTGGCAATCACGAATATTGGGAAAACTTTGGTGAGGAACTGGCAGATTTAGGCGTCCAAGTTTCAATGTACGACCAATTAGGATCCTGGTATTCGGATCAACCCGACTACTCAGATCCTGAAATTGCTAAGAAATATCTCACCTACGACTACTTCTTAGATGAAGTTGAAGAAGTCCGACAAAAACTAGGACTCGATAACTTCTACTTGATTGGTCAGTCTTGGGGCGGTGCCCTCACAATGATGTACGCGCTCAAGTATGGTCAACACTTAAAAGGCGCCATTATTTCAAGTATGGTCGATAACATTGAGGAATACGTTGTCAACGTTAACAAGTGTCGTGAAGAAGCCCTACCGGCTGACGCTGTTGCTTACATGAAGCAAAAGGAAGCGGAAGGCAACTGGAATGATCCCCAATATCAGAAGTACGTGGACGTTCTGAACGCTGGCTATGTTGACCGCAAACAACCCACTTCAATTCGCCATTTGATCAACACCACTGCCACTCCTGTATACAACGCCTTTCAAGGGGATAATGAATTCGTTATCACTGGGAAGTTAAAGGAATGGGATATTCGCGATCAGATTCACAACATTAAAGTGCCGACCCTGTTAACTTTCGGTGAACACGAAACAATGCCATTAGCTTCGGCCCGCCGCATGGCTCGTGATATTCCTAACTCACGCTTAGTAACGACGCCAAATGGTGGTCATCACCACATGATCGACAACGCCCCCGTCTACTTTGACCATTTGAAACAATTCATTCGTGACGTGGAAGATGGCAGCTTTAATCAAAAATAA
- a CDS encoding thiamine pyrophosphate-binding protein: MTKMIAGQALVKVLEAWGVDHIYGIPGGSINHTVEGLYLEKADIDYIQVRHEEVGALAASADAKFTGKIGVSFGSAGPGATHLFNGLYDAKMDHVPVLALVGQVPQATMNTNYFQEMDETPMFSDVAVYNRTVTTAGQLPYVINQAIREAYRQKGPAVVIIPENLSAEEIDYQPVSTPNTVSDTFEQRVDPQAITATLKMLKAAKHPLVYAGRGLLGAKADLVKFSEQFNIPVMNTVPATGVIPTSHPNAIGTFGRLGSKSGFEALQHADLILFLGSEFPFASFWPKGIKIIQVNNNSFDIGKMVPIDYAVISDAQAYLQAMIATGETLPETAWLTTNRQNKRNWDKWLQQLAADDHDGLAPEAVMHKVASMVGPRDTYGVDTGNVSEWAVRGLPMDQEQRFALSGLFATMGFGLPAGMAGALSVPDSQAWSFSGDGGFAMVAPDIITEARYGLPVINVIFSNQRFGFIYREQVDTKQHLYGVDLTDADWAKVADGLGGIGFTVQNNQEVETVFDQIKALQAKGNKRPIVVNAVIKNDDPIGTAYMPLDPELYGQAEVDAYAKANHIDIKEQPSLGAVLRAQGDQL, from the coding sequence ATGACAAAGATGATTGCAGGACAAGCTTTAGTTAAGGTTTTAGAGGCGTGGGGTGTGGACCACATCTACGGGATTCCCGGCGGTTCAATCAATCATACCGTTGAAGGTTTGTACCTTGAAAAGGCCGATATTGATTATATTCAAGTACGGCATGAAGAAGTGGGGGCCTTAGCAGCCTCGGCAGATGCCAAGTTTACGGGCAAAATCGGCGTTTCATTTGGTTCTGCGGGTCCTGGTGCAACGCACTTATTCAACGGTTTGTATGATGCCAAGATGGATCACGTTCCTGTATTAGCACTTGTCGGACAGGTACCACAAGCGACGATGAACACGAATTACTTCCAAGAAATGGATGAGACCCCAATGTTTAGTGACGTGGCGGTATATAACCGCACTGTCACGACGGCCGGACAATTACCATATGTCATTAACCAAGCGATTCGTGAAGCATACCGGCAAAAGGGACCGGCAGTCGTTATCATTCCTGAAAATCTCTCAGCGGAAGAAATCGATTATCAGCCGGTATCGACGCCTAACACCGTTTCAGATACGTTTGAACAACGGGTCGATCCTCAGGCCATTACGGCAACGTTAAAGATGCTAAAAGCAGCTAAGCATCCATTAGTTTACGCTGGTCGGGGTCTTCTTGGTGCTAAGGCAGACCTGGTCAAGTTTAGTGAACAATTCAATATTCCAGTCATGAATACGGTCCCGGCGACGGGGGTTATTCCAACGAGCCACCCGAATGCAATTGGCACGTTTGGCCGGTTGGGTTCCAAATCGGGGTTCGAAGCACTCCAACACGCTGATTTGATTTTGTTCCTGGGATCTGAATTTCCATTTGCTAGTTTTTGGCCTAAGGGGATTAAGATTATTCAGGTCAACAATAACAGTTTTGATATCGGCAAGATGGTCCCAATCGATTACGCCGTCATCAGTGACGCCCAAGCTTATTTGCAAGCGATGATTGCAACTGGCGAAACGTTACCTGAAACAGCGTGGTTAACGACTAACCGGCAAAATAAACGTAATTGGGATAAGTGGCTCCAACAATTGGCTGCTGACGACCATGATGGACTAGCGCCGGAAGCGGTCATGCACAAAGTTGCTAGTATGGTCGGCCCTCGTGATACCTACGGGGTCGACACCGGTAACGTCTCCGAATGGGCTGTCCGGGGGCTCCCAATGGATCAGGAGCAACGCTTTGCCTTATCTGGCCTCTTCGCAACCATGGGATTTGGACTACCTGCTGGGATGGCTGGTGCCTTAAGTGTTCCAGACAGCCAAGCGTGGAGTTTCTCAGGCGATGGTGGCTTTGCGATGGTAGCGCCAGATATTATCACGGAAGCACGTTACGGCTTGCCCGTTATTAACGTGATTTTCAGTAATCAACGGTTTGGTTTCATCTATCGTGAGCAAGTTGATACGAAGCAACACTTGTATGGTGTTGATCTAACGGATGCCGACTGGGCCAAAGTTGCAGATGGCCTTGGTGGGATTGGTTTTACTGTTCAAAATAATCAAGAGGTCGAAACCGTCTTTGACCAAATCAAGGCGCTCCAAGCGAAGGGCAACAAGCGGCCAATCGTTGTGAACGCGGTCATCAAGAATGATGATCCAATTGGCACAGCTTACATGCCACTAGATCCTGAATTATATGGTCAAGCAGAAGTTGACGCTTATGCCAAAGCCAACCACATTGATATTAAGGAACAGCCATCATTAGGCGCCGTACTACGAGCACAGGGTGATCAGCTATAG